One Cedecea neteri DNA segment encodes these proteins:
- the iucC gene encoding aerobactin synthase IucC, translated as MNRKDWDFVNRQLVAKMLAELEYEQVFQAESLGDNRYCISLAGAEWHFNAERGIWGWLWVDAQTLRCADEPVLAQTLLMQLKPVLSMSDATVAEHMQDLYATLLGDLQLLNARRGMSAEDLIDLDADRLQCLLSGHPKFAFNKGRRGWGKEALERYAPEYANTFQLHWLAVKRDHMVWRCDSELDIQQLISAAMDVQELARFTQAWQENGLDDGWLPLPVHPWQWQQKIALDFVADLAEGKMVSLGEFGDQWLAQQSLRTLTNVSRQGGLDIKLPLTIYNTSCYRGIPGKYIAAGPLASRWLQNVFATDSTLVKTGAVILGEPAAGYVSHTGYAALAQAPYRYQEMLGVIWRENPTRWLKPDETPILMATLMECDENNQPLIGAYIARSGLDAEAWLTQMFRVVVVPLYHLLCRYGVALIAHGQNITLAMKDGVPQRVLLKDFQGDMRLVKDEFPEMDSLPQEVRDVTARLSADYLIHDLQTGHFVTVLRFVSPLMARLGVPERRFYQLLAAVLSDYMQEHPQMSARFALFSLFKPQIIRVVLNPVKLTWPDQDGGSRMLPNYLEDLQNPLWLVTRD; from the coding sequence ATGAATCGCAAGGACTGGGATTTCGTTAACCGCCAGCTGGTAGCAAAAATGCTGGCTGAGCTGGAGTACGAGCAGGTTTTTCAGGCCGAATCGCTGGGCGACAATCGCTACTGCATCAGCTTAGCCGGGGCCGAGTGGCATTTTAATGCCGAACGCGGCATCTGGGGCTGGCTATGGGTAGACGCCCAGACGCTGCGCTGCGCGGACGAGCCTGTGCTGGCGCAGACGCTGCTCATGCAGCTCAAGCCGGTGCTGTCGATGAGCGACGCTACCGTGGCCGAGCATATGCAGGATCTGTACGCCACGCTGCTGGGCGACCTGCAGTTGCTGAATGCGCGCCGAGGCATGAGCGCTGAAGACTTGATCGACCTCGACGCCGACCGCCTGCAGTGCCTGCTGAGCGGTCACCCGAAATTTGCCTTTAACAAAGGGCGTCGCGGCTGGGGCAAAGAGGCGCTGGAGCGTTATGCGCCGGAGTATGCCAATACCTTCCAACTGCACTGGCTGGCGGTCAAACGCGATCATATGGTCTGGCGCTGCGACAGCGAGCTGGATATTCAGCAGCTTATCTCCGCCGCGATGGACGTGCAGGAACTGGCCCGCTTTACGCAGGCGTGGCAGGAAAATGGTCTGGATGATGGCTGGCTTCCTCTGCCGGTGCATCCGTGGCAGTGGCAGCAGAAAATTGCGCTGGATTTCGTGGCCGATCTCGCCGAAGGCAAGATGGTTTCTCTGGGCGAATTTGGCGACCAGTGGCTGGCCCAGCAGTCGCTGCGCACCCTGACCAACGTCAGCCGCCAGGGCGGTTTAGACATCAAGCTGCCGCTGACGATTTACAACACCTCCTGCTATCGCGGTATTCCGGGCAAGTACATTGCCGCCGGGCCGCTGGCTTCCCGCTGGCTGCAAAACGTCTTCGCTACCGACAGCACGCTGGTGAAAACCGGCGCGGTGATCCTCGGCGAACCGGCTGCCGGTTATGTTTCTCATACAGGTTACGCCGCGCTGGCTCAGGCGCCCTATCGCTACCAGGAGATGCTGGGTGTTATCTGGCGCGAGAACCCGACTCGCTGGCTGAAGCCTGATGAGACGCCGATTCTGATGGCGACCCTGATGGAGTGCGACGAGAACAATCAGCCGCTGATTGGGGCCTATATTGCCCGCTCTGGCCTGGATGCAGAAGCCTGGCTGACGCAGATGTTCCGCGTGGTGGTGGTGCCGCTGTATCACCTGCTCTGCCGCTACGGCGTGGCGCTGATCGCCCACGGACAAAATATTACGCTCGCCATGAAAGACGGCGTGCCGCAGCGCGTGCTACTGAAAGATTTTCAGGGTGATATGCGTCTGGTGAAGGATGAGTTCCCGGAGATGGACTCCCTGCCTCAGGAAGTACGGGACGTAACCGCCCGCCTGAGCGCCGACTATTTAATTCATGATTTGCAGACCGGCCATTTTGTGACGGTGCTGCGTTTTGTTTCGCCGCTCATGGCCCGCCTTGGCGTGCCGGAGAGACGCTTTTATCAGCTGCTGGCCGCAGTGTTGAGTGATTACATGCAGGAACACCCGCAAATGTCGGCGCGTTTTGCGCTTTTCTCACTCTTTAAGCCACAAATCATCCGCGTTGTGCTGAACCCGGTAAAACTGACCTGGCCTGACCAGGACGGCGGCAGCCGCATGCTGCCGAATTACCTCGAGGATCTGCAAAACCCGCTGTGGCTGGTAACCAGGGATTGA
- the iucB gene encoding N(6)-hydroxylysine O-acetyltransferase encodes MFQASIVHGGHGLRCEKLNKPLNLSWGQDGGAVLHWPGELPAGWLRDALDQMFVAAPQLTSIVLPYVEWREEPQALVLFDLLKSDIVHRATFWQLPLWLSAPAKHASGEMVFDAEREIYFPLRPARPSGEVYRRYDPRVRKTLSFRVADPALDAERFTRWMNDPRVDYFWEQSGSLEVQTAYLERQLTGKHAFPLIGCFDDQPFSYFEIYWAAEDRIGRHYPWQPFDRGLHLLVGEQQWRGAHYVQSWLRGLTHYLLLDEPRTQRTVLEPRADNQRLFKHLEPAGYATRKEFDFPHKRSRLVMADRHNFFSEVGL; translated from the coding sequence ATGTTTCAGGCATCTATTGTTCACGGCGGGCACGGGCTGCGCTGTGAAAAACTCAATAAGCCTCTGAATCTGAGCTGGGGCCAGGACGGCGGCGCGGTTCTGCACTGGCCGGGCGAACTGCCCGCAGGCTGGCTACGCGATGCGTTGGATCAGATGTTCGTCGCGGCACCGCAGCTTACGTCCATCGTGCTGCCTTACGTCGAATGGCGGGAAGAGCCGCAGGCGCTGGTGCTGTTCGATCTGCTGAAAAGCGATATCGTTCACCGCGCAACCTTCTGGCAGCTACCGCTGTGGCTCAGTGCTCCGGCGAAGCACGCTTCCGGCGAAATGGTGTTTGACGCTGAGCGCGAGATCTACTTCCCGCTGCGCCCTGCCCGCCCGTCCGGGGAAGTTTACCGCCGCTACGATCCGCGCGTTCGCAAAACGCTGAGCTTCCGCGTGGCCGATCCGGCGCTGGACGCCGAACGTTTTACCCGCTGGATGAACGATCCGCGCGTGGACTATTTCTGGGAGCAAAGCGGCTCGCTGGAGGTACAAACCGCGTATCTGGAGCGTCAGCTCACCGGGAAACATGCGTTTCCGCTGATCGGCTGCTTTGACGACCAGCCGTTCAGCTACTTCGAAATTTACTGGGCAGCGGAAGATCGCATTGGCCGCCATTACCCGTGGCAGCCCTTTGATCGCGGCCTGCATCTGCTGGTGGGCGAGCAGCAGTGGCGCGGCGCGCACTATGTGCAAAGCTGGCTGCGTGGGCTGACTCACTATCTCTTGCTGGACGAGCCGCGCACCCAGCGCACCGTGCTGGAGCCGCGCGCTGACAACCAGCGCCTGTTCAAACATCTGGAGCCAGCGGGCTATGCGACGCGCAAGGAATTTGACTTCCCGCACAAGCGTTCACGCCTGGTCATGGCGGACCGTCACAACTTCTTTAGCGAGGTAGGCCTGTAA
- the iucA gene encoding aerobactin synthase IucA — MTLPNKTLAWDVAAQCFLNSLVRETNDWRLTDSHPAELIIPLGEQQALHFKVAYFSPTQHHRFEFPARLVNATGSQPIDFATLSQLIVDKLQHQQMLPATGCEAFYQRVMESHAHTQQAIEARHDWNGLREKALNFGEAEQALLVGHAFHPAPKSHEPFNQQEAERYLPDFAPHFPLRWFAVDKSYLAGESLHLNLQQRLTRFAAENAPQLLSELSDNQWLFPLHPWQAGYLLEQDWCQQLVAKGLVKDLGEAGAPWLPTTSSRSLYCATSRDMIKFSLSVRLTNSVRTLSVKEVKRGMRLARLAQTDRWQTLQARFPTFRVMQEDGWAGLRDLHGNIMEESLLALRENLLVEQPQSQTNVLVSLTQSAPDGGDSLLVAAVNRLSTRLGITPKQAAHAWVDAYCQQVLKPLFTAEADYGLVLLAHQQNILVEMQQDLPVGLIYRDCQGSAFMPHAAGWLDMIGEAQAENVFTREQLLRYFPYYLLVNSTFAVTAALGAAGLDSEVNLMSRVRTALSAVRDEVTHKTCLDYVLESPHWNVKGNFFCYLHDHNENTIVDPSVIYFDFVNPLLAQEG, encoded by the coding sequence ATGACTTTGCCAAATAAAACGCTGGCCTGGGATGTGGCCGCACAGTGCTTTCTTAATTCCCTTGTCCGTGAAACCAACGACTGGCGACTGACCGACAGCCATCCAGCCGAACTTATTATCCCCCTGGGGGAACAGCAGGCGCTCCACTTCAAGGTGGCCTACTTCTCCCCCACCCAGCATCACCGCTTCGAATTCCCGGCTCGTCTGGTCAATGCCACCGGCAGCCAGCCGATAGATTTCGCCACCCTTTCCCAGCTGATTGTCGACAAACTCCAGCACCAGCAAATGCTGCCGGCCACAGGCTGCGAGGCGTTTTATCAACGCGTAATGGAAAGCCATGCCCACACGCAGCAGGCGATTGAAGCCCGTCATGACTGGAATGGGCTGCGCGAAAAAGCGCTGAATTTTGGTGAAGCCGAGCAGGCATTGCTGGTGGGACACGCCTTCCACCCGGCGCCGAAATCCCACGAACCGTTTAACCAGCAGGAAGCCGAGCGCTACCTGCCTGACTTCGCCCCCCACTTCCCGCTGCGCTGGTTTGCCGTAGATAAAAGCTACCTGGCGGGTGAAAGTCTGCATCTCAATCTGCAGCAGCGCCTGACGCGCTTTGCCGCTGAAAATGCGCCGCAGCTGCTGAGTGAACTGAGCGATAACCAATGGCTGTTCCCGCTGCATCCGTGGCAGGCGGGCTATTTGCTAGAGCAGGACTGGTGCCAGCAACTGGTCGCTAAAGGGCTGGTGAAAGATTTAGGCGAGGCGGGCGCGCCGTGGTTACCGACCACGTCTTCACGCTCGCTGTACTGCGCCACCAGCCGTGACATGATCAAATTCTCCCTGAGCGTGCGCCTGACCAACTCCGTGCGCACGCTGTCGGTGAAAGAAGTTAAACGCGGCATGCGCCTGGCACGTCTGGCGCAAACTGACCGCTGGCAAACGCTGCAGGCCCGTTTCCCGACCTTCCGCGTGATGCAGGAAGACGGCTGGGCCGGGCTGCGTGATCTCCACGGCAACATCATGGAAGAAAGCCTGCTTGCCCTGCGCGAAAACCTGCTGGTTGAGCAGCCGCAGAGCCAGACTAACGTGCTGGTTTCCCTGACCCAGTCAGCCCCTGATGGAGGAGATTCCCTGCTGGTTGCCGCCGTGAACCGCCTGAGCACTCGCCTGGGGATCACGCCGAAACAGGCCGCACACGCCTGGGTCGATGCCTATTGCCAGCAGGTACTGAAGCCGCTGTTTACCGCCGAAGCGGATTACGGCCTGGTGCTGCTGGCTCACCAGCAAAACATTCTGGTGGAGATGCAGCAGGATCTGCCGGTCGGGCTTATCTACCGTGACTGCCAGGGCAGCGCCTTTATGCCGCATGCCGCCGGCTGGCTCGACATGATTGGCGAAGCACAGGCGGAAAACGTCTTTACCCGCGAACAACTGTTGCGCTACTTCCCTTACTACCTGCTGGTCAATTCGACCTTCGCCGTCACCGCCGCGCTGGGTGCTGCGGGGCTGGATAGCGAAGTGAACCTGATGAGCCGTGTTCGCACCGCGCTTAGCGCCGTGCGCGACGAGGTGACGCATAAAACCTGCCTCGACTATGTGCTGGAAAGCCCGCACTGGAACGTGAAGGGGAACTTCTTCTGCTACCTGCACGACCATAACGAAAACACCATCGTCGATCCGTCAGTGATTTACTTCGACTTTGTGAACCCGCTGCTGGCTCAGGAGGGCTGA
- a CDS encoding MFS transporter — MTSLELADSPQKSLSCWPLALSAGLLGVGQNGLLVAIPVLVMQTHLSLSVWAALLTLGSMLFLPSSPWWGKQIARLGSKPVVLWALGGYGVSFMLLGLGCLLLATDAVAGYLGLGILIVARIIYGLTVSAMVPACQVWALQRAGEGKRMAALATISSGLSSGRLFGPLCAAGMLAIHPLAPLGLLMIAPLLALVMLLRLPGTPPQPAAERKSARLRPDCLPYLLCALLLSASVSLMQLGLSPALARQFATDTAAISHQVAWLLSLAAVASLSAQFGVLRPQRLTPMALLLSAGLLMIVGLAMMISVQLWLFYVGCALLSFGAALATPAYQLLLNDKLADGAGAGWVATSHTLGYGLCAMLVPLVSKTGAEAALIMVAFLAAVLFTVVSGVIWRSRHRSRHSAI, encoded by the coding sequence TTGACATCGCTTGAACTGGCGGATTCGCCGCAAAAATCCCTTTCCTGTTGGCCACTTGCGCTGAGCGCCGGGCTGCTTGGCGTCGGGCAAAATGGCCTGCTGGTCGCTATCCCGGTGCTGGTGATGCAGACACATTTGAGCCTGTCCGTCTGGGCGGCATTGTTAACGCTTGGGTCGATGCTGTTTTTACCCTCCTCGCCGTGGTGGGGGAAACAGATTGCGCGCCTGGGCAGTAAGCCCGTGGTGCTTTGGGCACTCGGAGGCTATGGCGTAAGCTTTATGCTGCTGGGGCTTGGCTGCCTGCTGCTGGCCACGGATGCGGTCGCGGGTTATCTCGGATTGGGCATATTGATTGTGGCGCGGATTATCTACGGGTTGACCGTCTCGGCGATGGTTCCGGCCTGCCAGGTCTGGGCGCTGCAGCGTGCCGGGGAAGGAAAGCGCATGGCGGCGCTGGCCACGATCAGCTCCGGGCTGAGTAGCGGGCGCTTATTTGGCCCGCTTTGCGCCGCTGGCATGCTGGCGATTCACCCGCTGGCGCCGTTGGGACTTCTGATGATCGCCCCGTTGCTGGCGCTGGTGATGCTGTTACGGTTACCGGGTACACCGCCGCAGCCCGCAGCCGAACGTAAAAGCGCTCGCCTTCGCCCGGACTGCCTGCCTTATCTACTTTGTGCTTTGCTGCTTTCCGCCTCGGTCAGCCTGATGCAGCTGGGGCTTTCTCCGGCGCTTGCCCGCCAGTTTGCGACGGATACCGCCGCGATTAGCCATCAGGTAGCCTGGCTGCTGAGCCTGGCTGCGGTGGCCTCGCTCTCCGCGCAGTTCGGCGTGCTCCGGCCTCAGCGCCTGACGCCGATGGCGCTGCTGTTAAGCGCCGGACTGCTGATGATCGTCGGCCTGGCGATGATGATTTCTGTTCAGCTGTGGCTGTTTTACGTTGGCTGTGCGCTACTGTCGTTCGGGGCGGCGCTGGCGACCCCGGCCTATCAGCTGCTGCTGAACGACAAGCTTGCCGATGGTGCGGGGGCCGGCTGGGTGGCGACCAGCCATACCCTGGGCTACGGGCTTTGCGCCATGCTGGTGCCGCTGGTGTCTAAAACCGGGGCCGAGGCGGCGCTGATTATGGTGGCCTTTTTAGCCGCCGTATTATTTACCGTGGTGTCTGGCGTTATCTGGCGCAGTCGCCACCGTTCACGTCATTCTGCAATTTAA
- a CDS encoding siderophore-interacting protein: MAGVQGYRLFNVQLARKTAVSPSLLSLVFSGPDVAQMKCDSPDQRIKMLFPSEDGTPPSLPAEGQWYQIAQGMPKEKRPVIRTYTLRHVDPARQEVTVEFVSHGTEGPASAWAINSVPGDAIQIVAPNAAHPEDSGGYEWTPPAGLRNALIIADETALPAARGILEMLARQAQPPKIQAFFEVPDEGDCVDLSAYGFAEINWLPRKTVSATHGECLIQAVKMQARVPESGHHEAVQEEAEGELLWDKATTGSNEFYGWVAAESTVVKLLRRHLIGERGVEHEAINFMAYWAKGRVR; encoded by the coding sequence ATGGCTGGAGTTCAGGGCTATCGTCTGTTTAACGTTCAACTGGCGCGGAAAACGGCCGTGTCGCCTTCGCTGCTGAGTCTGGTGTTTAGCGGGCCTGATGTGGCGCAGATGAAATGTGACTCGCCGGATCAGCGTATTAAAATGCTGTTCCCCTCCGAAGACGGGACGCCGCCGTCACTGCCTGCCGAAGGGCAGTGGTACCAGATTGCCCAGGGGATGCCGAAGGAGAAGCGCCCGGTGATCCGTACCTATACGCTGCGCCATGTCGATCCTGCCCGGCAGGAAGTGACGGTGGAATTTGTCAGTCACGGCACCGAAGGACCGGCCTCCGCCTGGGCGATTAATTCTGTCCCCGGTGATGCTATCCAGATTGTGGCCCCCAACGCCGCCCACCCGGAAGACAGCGGCGGCTATGAGTGGACGCCGCCTGCCGGGCTGCGCAATGCGTTGATTATCGCTGATGAGACAGCTTTACCCGCCGCTCGCGGCATTCTGGAAATGCTGGCTCGCCAGGCTCAGCCACCAAAAATACAGGCCTTTTTTGAAGTGCCGGACGAAGGGGACTGCGTGGACTTAAGCGCCTATGGCTTCGCCGAGATCAACTGGCTGCCGCGCAAAACCGTCTCTGCCACCCACGGCGAATGCCTGATTCAGGCGGTGAAAATGCAGGCGAGGGTGCCGGAAAGCGGCCATCACGAAGCCGTTCAGGAAGAGGCCGAAGGCGAACTGCTGTGGGATAAAGCCACCACCGGCAGCAACGAGTTTTACGGCTGGGTAGCGGCGGAGTCGACGGTGGTTAAGCTGCTGCGCCGCCATTTGATTGGTGAACGCGGCGTTGAGCATGAAGCGATTAACTTTATGGCCTATTGGGCGAAAGGGCGAGTTCGTTAG